Part of the Mycolicibacterium mageritense genome is shown below.
CATGGTCAAGGCCGCTTCGTTACCGGGTACCGGCGGTGGCAGTCCGCAGACACCGTTGATGGCCAAGCTCGTCGGGGGTACGTCACCGGTTTCGGTTGCCGTGGACCCGACGCTGGCCGGCAGCAACGCGGTCGGGGTGGCGCCCGTGGCCGCGGGTGGCGGCATGGGCGGCGGTATGGGTCCGGGAATGATGGGGCAACGCGGTACGAGCGGCGGCTCGACGTCCGGGCTGGCCGTGCCTGCGCCCCTCGAGCACGACGTCGACTTCGAAGACGACGATGACGACGGTTGGTGATCGGCCGTGACCCCGACCTTGGTCGTAATCCCTGAAGGAGATCCCCGATGAGCCTGCCCGATTTCACGAGCCCAGGTGCCCTGGACTGGAATGCGGCCTCGGTCGAACTGCCTGAGATGCCGTCGATTCAGGCCGGCGAGGACGCGATGAGCATGACCATCGCCGGTTTGCTTCCGACCATGCACGCGTCACTGACCGCGAACATCACGGCGTTGTCGGCGAAAGAAAACATGTTCAACGCCAAGCTCAGTGACGCTCAGGGGGCCTACGAGAACGCTGACCAGGCCGGCCAGCAGGGTGTGGGCCAGCTGGGCCAGATGATGGGTCAGCTCGGCCAGCTGGGACAGATGGCCAGTGGCGCTGCTCAAGGTGGCGGTCAGGGCGGCGGGTTCAGTTCGCTGATGGAACCGTTGATGAAGGCCATGGAGAGCGCCACCAAGGGCGGCGGCGAGAACGGTGGAGCGCCTCCGGGCGCCGGGGCTCCTCCGGGTGCGCCGGGCGGTCCGGGAGGGCCGAATCCGCAACAGCAGCAGGACGAGCGGGAAGCGCGCCTGAACGACCGGGACAACCAGCAGAACGAACGCGAGGCCCGTCAAAACGAGCGCGATGCCGCTCAAGACGGCCGCGAGGCACATCTCAACGAGCGCGAGTCCCAGCTGAACGAGCGCTCGACGGCTGCGCCACAGGGCGCAGGCTCCGGGCCCAGCGAGAACCGGCCCAGCGCCGGGCCTGCACCCGTCGCGCCTCCACAGGCTCCGGCGGCTCCGCAGGCGCCCGCACCGCAAGCTCCGACGGCTCCTGTGGCCCCGCACCATCCTCCGTCGCGCCCCGACGACGGGGATCTCTCGCGCCGGATGTAGGCGGGGCAGGCCGCAAGCCTTGTACATCTTCTTTGCACCATTGTCACGCTGGAGTGGCTCTCGAACCCGAGAGCCACTCCAGCGTGACAATGGGGGAGGCTGTTCGGTGAATCGCGTTGTCGGCGGCGAACTTTGTCACTCCAGCGCGATGCTCGCGCCTGGCAGCCACTCCAACGTGACAAGCCGGTACTGAGGCAGTCGCTGCGGAAGTGTGAGCGCCATACCACCCAATACGGCACCCAGTCCACCGCCACGAGGGCGCGGCTGTGGACAACGAGCGTCACGCCAGCGCCTGTGGATAGCGGCGTGACGGATACGTTGTTGCGCGGCACACTTTTTCGCCATGGGGGATCCATTTGTCGGCAGTGTCGCTGTTGCGAACGGCGAATTGCTCAAGAGCGCACTTCGCACCAAGTACACCAGGGTATTCCGCGACATCTACGTGAGCCCGGGCACGGAACTCACGCCGGAGATTCGGGCACACGCGGCCTGGTTATGGTCGCGACGGCGGGGAGTCATCGCCGGCAAATCAGCATCTGCGCTCTATGGCGCGAAATGGGTCGACGCTGAAGCGCCTGTGGAGTTGATTCACTCCAACCGAAATCCGCTCGTGGGCCTCAAAGTGCGGACTGAACAAATCGATGACGACGAGATTGTCCGGATCGGTGCCCTTCCTGTTACCTCATTGGCCCGTACTGCTCTCGATATCGGATGCTGGTACCCGCGCGACGAAGCGGTGGCTGCCCTCGATGCGTTGGCACGTGCAACGGATCTGAAGGCAGCGGACGTCGAGTTGCTTGTGCAGCGTTATGCCCGACGTCGGGGGATCGCGGGTGCTCGGACGGCGCTCGATCTGATGGACGGTGGATCCCAGTCGCCGAAGGAGAGTTGGTTGCGGCTGATCATCATCGACGGTGGCATAGCACGTCCGCAGACCCAGATCCCGGTGTTCGACGGCCCAGGGAATCCATTCGCATACGTCGACATGGGTTGGGAGGACATCAAAGTCGGAGTCGAGTACGACGGTGAACAACACCGACTCGACTCGTGGCAGTACGGCTGGGATCTCCGTCGTGCGGACCGTCTGGAGCGGTGCGGCTGGATCAACGTACGCGTGGCCGCAGGCGAACGCAGTGGCAGCATCTTGCGCCGAGTTCACGCCGCGAGGGCTTGCCGCTTGTCACGTTAGAGTCACCGTCGACCACGACAGCCACTCCAGCGTGACAAACGGGAAGTCGGAAGTCGGAAGTCGGCGCCTGACCGCGACCTACGCGGGCACCAACTCCACGCCTGACAGCACCACGGCGTTGTCCCGCGACGGTGCGGTCAGCACGCCGATGAACTTGCCGTCTTCTTTCCAGATGTTGGCCTGCAGGGTCTCGCCCGGGAACACCACGCCGGCAAACCGCGCACCGTAGGAGGCCACCTGCGAGACATCGCCGTCGAGCAGGTTGTCGACGATGGCCTTGCAGCCGATGCCATAGGTGCACAGGCCGTGCAGGATGGGCCGGTCGAAACCGGCTGCCGCAGCGAAAGCCGGGTCGGAGTGCAGCGGGTTGCGGTCACCGCACAGTCGGTACAGCAGAGCCTGCTGCGGCAGCGTCGGCAACGCGATCTCGATGTCGGGCGCTCGTGCCGGTGGCTCGACGGATGTCGACGGACCCCTCTCGCCGCCGAATCCGCCCTCGCCGCGCGCGAAGATCGACCGTTTGGTCGTCCACAGCACGGTGCCGTCGGGATCGGTCACCGTGGTCTCGCTGACGATCACCGCGGCCTTGCCCTTGTCCCAGATCTCGGTGAACCGCTGCACCGACTGTGCGGTTCCGCTGGTCGGGATCGGGCCCGGCACGTTCACGGCCTCGCTCGCGTGCAGCACCTTGGCCAACTCGATGTCGATACCGGGGAACTGCACCTTGGGTGGCTCGGTCATGTGGAAACTGGCGGCCACATTGCCGAACGTCGGCAGCACCTGTGGGGCGTCGTCAACCAGGTAGCGGAGTTCCCGCTGATCCATCGGGTCGGCGCCCGCGCCAAGGCCCAGGTGGTAGAGCTGAATGTCGCTGCTGGTCCACGAGAATTCGATCGGGTCCAGCTCGGCGCCCAGCGCCTTGTCGAGATCGATTGGCATGTCAGACCTTTCCAGCCAGGTGCAGCGCCGCGAGGTAACCGAAGGTCATGGCGGGTCCGATGGTGCCTCCTGGGCCGGGGTAGGTGTGCCCCATCACCGGTGAGCTGACATTGCCTGCCGCGTAGAGCCCCTCGATCACCGAGTCGTCGTCGCGCAGCGCGCGCCCGTGCACGTCGGTGCGGATACCGCCCTTGGTACCCAGGTCGCCGGGCACCATCTTGGCCGCGTAGAACGGGCCGTGCTTGATCTCGCCGAGATTCGGGTTGGGCTTGTTGGTGGGATCGCCGTAGTAGCGGTCGTATGCACTGTCACCGCGATGGAAGTCCGCGTCGACGCCCGTGCGGGCGAAGTCGTTGAACCGTTCGACAGTTGCGGCGAAGGCATCGGCGGGCAGGCCGGTCTTCTCGGCCAGTTCGGCCAGCGTCTCGGCCTTGACCACCACGCCGGATTCCAGCCACTTCGACGGAATCCGTTGCCCGGGCTGCAATCCCGCGAAGATGTAGCGGTCACGGTACTGCTGGTCGAAGATCAGCCAGGCCGGGATGTTCTCGCCCGGGCCGGCACCTTGGCCGTACTCGCCGCCGTACATGTGGTGGCAGGCCTCGACGTAGGGCATCGACTCGTTCATGAAGCGTTTGCCCGCCATGTTCACGATGATCGACCCGGGAGAGTTGCGCTCGGACAATGCGAACCACGGCGCGTCGACCAGCGGAACCGTCGGACCCCACCACGCGTCTTCCATGAGTTCGAGTGCCGCACCGAGTTTCTCGGCAGCAAGGATGCCGTCGCCCGTGTTGGCGATCGCGCCGACGGTCCACTCGGTGGTGATCGGGGCGCGCTGGTACTTCACCCGCATCTGCTCGTTGTGCTCGAACCCACCTGAACCGAGGATGACGCCGCGGCGCGCCCGGATCAGTTCGGGCTCAGACGTTT
Proteins encoded:
- a CDS encoding MaoC family dehydratase, yielding MPIDLDKALGAELDPIEFSWTSSDIQLYHLGLGAGADPMDQRELRYLVDDAPQVLPTFGNVAASFHMTEPPKVQFPGIDIELAKVLHASEAVNVPGPIPTSGTAQSVQRFTEIWDKGKAAVIVSETTVTDPDGTVLWTTKRSIFARGEGGFGGERGPSTSVEPPARAPDIEIALPTLPQQALLYRLCGDRNPLHSDPAFAAAAGFDRPILHGLCTYGIGCKAIVDNLLDGDVSQVASYGARFAGVVFPGETLQANIWKEDGKFIGVLTAPSRDNAVVLSGVELVPA
- the kstD gene encoding 3-oxosteroid 1-dehydrogenase; this encodes MTGQEYDVVVVGSGAAGMVAALTAAHQGLSTVVVEKAPHYGGSTARSGGGVWIPNNEILKRDGVTDTADAARTYLHTIIGDVVPAEKIDTYLDRGPEMLSFVLKNSPLKLCWVPGYSDYYPETPGGKPTGRSVEPKPFNAKKLGPDEKGLEPPYGKVPLNMVVMQQDYVRLNQLKRHPRGVLRSLKVGIRSMWANATGKNLVGMGRALIAPLRIGLQKAGVPVLLNTAMTDLYVEDGVVRGIYVRTAGSSETSEPELIRARRGVILGSGGFEHNEQMRVKYQRAPITTEWTVGAIANTGDGILAAEKLGAALELMEDAWWGPTVPLVDAPWFALSERNSPGSIIVNMAGKRFMNESMPYVEACHHMYGGEYGQGAGPGENIPAWLIFDQQYRDRYIFAGLQPGQRIPSKWLESGVVVKAETLAELAEKTGLPADAFAATVERFNDFARTGVDADFHRGDSAYDRYYGDPTNKPNPNLGEIKHGPFYAAKMVPGDLGTKGGIRTDVHGRALRDDDSVIEGLYAAGNVSSPVMGHTYPGPGGTIGPAMTFGYLAALHLAGKV